CGTGCTGTCGGAAAACAATCTGTGCAGTGAAGCGGTAGCCAGAGCCATGGCCAAAGGCGCAGCGCAACTGACTCCGGCCAATCTGATCATTGCCAATACCGGCGTGGCCGATGATATTGCCGAGCCACAGATTCCCGCCGGAACGCAGTGCTTTGCGTGGCTGTTCAAGCCGCAGGACAAGTTTGATCCTTTGGTCGTGTATACCGAGACGATTGTGTTTGACGGCACACGGGATGAAATCCGTCAGCAAAGCGCGCGCTATGCCCTGGGCCGTATAGAACACTGGCTGCGGCTGGCCAAACAGGAACGCCAGGGCGTGGGCCCTGGCGTTTGAGAGAAGCGACAGCCTGTTGGCCTAAGCCAGGGTAGGCTTAGTCCTCCAGGTACTTGCGCCAGACGCGGGGCAGGATGCCGCCGTGACGCCAATACTCCATGTCCTCGACAGTATCCAGTCGTACAGTGACCGGTACGGACTGGGTGCTGCCATCCAGACGGTGGATAATCAGCTGGGCTTGCGAACGTACGCCCAGGTTTTCTTCCAGACCCTTGACGTCAAAGGTTTCGGTTCCATCCAGGCCCAATGTGTCGGCATTGGTGCCTTCCTGAAACTGCAGGGGCAGCACACCCATACCGACCAGGTTGGTGCGGTGGATACGCTCGAAGCCTTCGGCAACCACCGCTTTCACCCCCAGCAGTGCCGGACCTTTGGCCGCCGAGTCACGGGACGAGCCGCAACCGTAGTTCTTGCCGGCGATGACCAGCAGCGGAACCTGGCGTTCCTGATAAGTTTGAGCAGCTTCAAAAATGCGCATCACTTCACCCTCGGGCATCACCTTGGTGACCCCGCCTTCCACGCCGGGAACAATCTTGTTGCGCAGACGGATGTTGGCGAAAGTCGCACGCTTGACCACTTCATGGTTGGCACGGCGCGTGGTGTAGTTGTTGAAGTCTTTTTGCTCCACCCCCTTGGACAGCAGGAAGTCAGCGGCAGGCGTGCCCAGGCTGATCGAACCGGAGGGCGAGATATGGTCCGTGGTGATGGAATCACCCAAAATGGCCAGTGGGCGCATACCGTGCAAGTTGGCCACGGGGGCAGGCTCGCGCTGCAGGCCGTCAAAGTAAGGCGGTTTGCGGATGTAGGTACTGTCGGCTTCCCAGGGGTAGTGACCGCCATTGCTTTCGCGGGCCAGGGCGTCCCAAGGCTCGCCACCGTCGTACAGCTCGGCGTAGCGTTCGATGAACAGATCGCGGTCGTAAGCGCCGTGGATGGCTTCTTGCACTTCGGCGGATTTGGGCCAGATGTCGCTCAGGTAGACGTCTTTACCGTCCTGATCTTTGCCCAGCGGGTCGCGGGTCAGGTCCACATTCAGATTGCCGGCCAGGGCGTAGGCCACGACCAGAGCGGGTGATGCCAGGTAAGCGGCACGCACGTTGGCGTGAATGCGGCCTTCAAAGTTGCGGTTGCCCGACAGCACGGCGGTGGCGATCAGCTTTTCCGATTCAATCGCGTTGACGATATTGGCAGGTAGCGGTCCCGAACCACCGTTACACGTGGTGCAGCCAAAACCGGCAATGTTGAAACCCAGCACGTCCAGATCATCCTGCAACTGGGCGCGTTCCAGCACGTCGGCGGTCACCTGGCTACCTGGCACCAGCGAGGTCTTGACCCAAGGTTTGCTGCGCAGGCCACGAGCGACAGCGTTACGCGCAAGCAGGCCGGCGGCCATCATATTGGCGGGGTTGGCCGTATTGGTACAGGAGGTAATGGCGGCAATGACCACATCGCCATCATTTAACACGAAGTCCTCGCCTTCCACGGGCACTGCGCGTTGCGGATCGTAAGGACGGCCGGCAATTTTCTGGTGATGGGCGGGGAAGGACTGGGCCGCGGTATCCAGATCCAGGTGATCTTCAGGATTGCTGGGGCCGGCCAAGCTGGGTTTGATGCTGCTCAGATCCAGCTTCAGCACGGTGTCGTACACGGGAGCGGGAGCGGCCGGATCACGCCACAGCTTTTGTACCTTGCTGTACTGCTCGACCAGATCAATCTGCTCTTGTGGGCGGCCTGTCATGTGCATGTAATGCAGTGCCGCGTCATCGATCGGGAAGAACACCGCAGTGGCGCCGTATTCTGGTGCCATATTGGCGATCATGCCGCGGTCGCCCAGGGACAGCTCGTCCACGCTGGGGCCAAAGAACTCGACAAACTTGCCCACTACCCCCAGCTCGCGCAGTTTCTGGGTAATGACCAGCACCAGATCGGTAGGCAATACGCCGTCGTTTAGCTTGCCGCTCAGTTCAATGCCGACCACCGCTGGCAAGGCAATCGCCACGGGCAGGCCCACCATCACCGCTTCAGCTTCAATGCCACCCACGCCCCAGCCTAGAATGCCCAGGCCGTTGACCATGGGCGTGTGGCTGTCGGTGCCCACGCAGCTATCGGGGTAGACCAGATCCACATCCTTGCCTTCTTCGGTCCAGACGACCTGACCAATATGCTCAATGTGCAACTGGTGCATGATGCCTTTGCCGGGCGGAACCACTTTGACGCCGTCAAAGTTGCTCGAACACCAGCGCAAAAAGGCAAAGCGTTCGCCATTACGCTCGTACTCGCGGGCCAGATTGATGTCGGCTGCCTTGGGGTTGGCCCAGCTGTCCACTTGCAGGGAATGGTCGATAATGACGTCGATAGGGACTTGGGGACGCACGCGGCTGGCGTCGCCTCCGGCCGCTTGTACGCCTTCGCGCAAGGCCGCCATGTCCAGCAACATTACCAAACCCAGAATGTCCTGACCAAATACGCGGGCAGGGTAGAAGGTGATGCCATCGCCCACCTTGCGCTGGAGCAGGGAATCGATTTCCTGATCCACGTCGGCGTGACGCACGGCCTTTTGACGACAGAGGTTTTCCAGCAAGACACGCAGCGAATAGGGCAGCTTTTCAATACCGGGTATGTCGGCAATGGGAACGTAACGCACGGAACGTCCGTTCAGGGACAGCGTTTGTAGGGCAAGAGACTGGGACATGGCAAACGATTCATCCGTAGTAAGTAGCCAGACAGACAGGGCCCGCCTGGGCAAGAGTAATCAATAAAGTTATGCGTCTGGAGCCTTGAAAAAACAATTGAATTGTATTTTGTTTGTATATAGTACAATAAAATGATTGAGAATCGCGTTGATTTTTAGGAAAACCGGCATGAAAGGCCAATCCAATTCTTTGCATGTCACCTTGGCGCATCGCCTGCTGGACTACGTGCGGGCAGGGCATTTGCAGGCCGGGCATCACTTGACGGAACAATCGCTGGCCCACGCGCTGGGTGCATCGCGCTCGCCCATACGGGGAGCGCTGGCCTATCTGGCGGAAAAAGGCATTGTGGGCGCCCAGCCGCCCCGGCGGGGTTTGTACCTGTTGAAAGGGGCCGATCAGCTCGGTGTGATCGAAGAAGAGCTGGGCACCAGCCAGGATGACCAGATCTATTTGCAGCTGGCTCGAGACAAGCTCTCCGGAATTTGGGGCGACACCTTGTCGGAAAACGATGCCATGCGTCGTTATGGCCTGACGCGTGAGCGTGTGCGTCGTGTTCTGGCCCGCGCCGCCAATGAAGGCTGGATGGAACAGCGTGCCAGCAAGGGCTGGTCGTTTCTACCCATGATTGACGGCCCCCAGGCTTGTGAGGAGAGCTATACCTTGCGGCAGATGCTGGAGCCGGCGGCCATGCTGCTGCCCAGCTTTGCAATTGACTCGGCCGTCTTGCGCCGGGTGCGTCTGCAACAGCAAGCCTTGGCCGATGGGGGGTGGCGATATGCGGGACATGCTGAAATGTATCAGGCCAATGCGACGTTCCATGAGGCTTTGGCCTCCTTGTCGGGCAATCGTTTTATCGCTCAGACCGTCACCCGTCAGAACCAGTTGCGGCGCCTGCTGGAATACCAGGAAACGCTGGATCGGGAGCGTATTCGTCGTCAGTGTCTGGAGCATCTGGCGATTCTGGATTTGCTGGAAAAGGGCGAACGCGCCCAGGCCTCAGCTTTGCTAGCCCGCCATCTGGGCAATGCCAGTGAGGAAAAAGTGCAGCAGTTGGAACGACAACAGCGCACGATCCGATCAGACTTTGTTAGTGAACCGATAGTCTCTCACGCCGAACCCATGCAGGAGACGGCGCAGTTTTCTTTAATGGCGCAAGCCAAGAACCAGGAATGACGTGATGAAACAAAAATCCCTTCCCGCCGTGTTCATGCGTGGTGGCACCAGCAAAGCCTTGATGCTCAATATCGCAGATCTGCCTGCCAAGCGCGAGGACTGGACACCGTTGTTTGCGGCGGCCATGGGCACGCCCGACCCGTACGGTCGTCAACTGGACGGTATGGGTGGCGGGGTCTCCTCACTGTCCAAGGTGTGTATTATCGGCCCGTCCAGCCATCCGGACGCCGATGTGGACTACACCTTTGCACAAGTGGCGATCAAGGAAGAGAAGGTGGATTACCGCGGCAACTGCGGCAATATGAGCTCGGCAGTCGGCCCCTATGCCGTTGAACAAGGCATGGTCAAGGTGGAGGATGGCGAAGCGTGTGTGCGCATCCTGAACACCAATACCAACAAGATCATCCATGCGCATTTCACCGTCGAAGATGGCCAGCCCCGGTATGACGGTGATCTGTCCATTCCCGGCGTAGGTGGTACCGGTTCGCCTATCCGTCTGGACTTTGTGGAACCGGGCGGTGCCTCGACCGGCTCCCTATTGCCTAGCGGTGAATTGACCGAATGGCTGGATGTGCCGGGCGTGGGCCGTATTGAAGTCTCGCTGGTGGATGCAGCCAATGCCGCTGTTTTTGTACGCGCTGCCGATGTGGGTCTGACTGGTCTGGAACTGCCTGATTGGCTGGAGGCGCATCCTGACGTGCTGGAGCGTCTGGACGCCATCCGCGTGCAGGCTTCGGTACGCATGGGCATTGCGCCCGATGTGGAAGCTGCGCGTCAGATTCGCATCGTGCCGTTTGTCTGCATTGTGTCACCTGCCCAGGACAACCCCACGCTGTCGGGTGAGGTGGTGCCTGCCAAGGATATTGATCTGGTGGCCCGTGTGATTTCCAATGGTCAGCCGCACCGCGCCTTGCCTTTGACGATCTCGCTGTGTACCGCGGTGGCCGCTCGGCTGACGGGCAGCCTGCCCTCACAATGTCTGTCCGACTCCGTCGCTCCTCAAGGCCCCTTGCGTCTGGGCATGCCTTCCGGCGTGCTGACCGTAGGCGCGGAAGTGGAAAAGAAAGACGGCCAGTGGTTTGCCAAGGCCGGTTCGTTCTACCGTACGGCGCGCCGTCTGTTTGATGGCCGTGTCTGGGTTCCCGGCAAGGCCTTGAAAGACTAATCGACGATGCGCAAGTCCTGCGAGGGCGAACGCCCGAAGCGGGACTTGTAGTCGGCACAGAAGCGGCCGAAATGGTTGAAACCGCAGCGCAAGGCAATCTCGCTGACCTGGGTGCCAGGTGTGGCGGTGCGGATAGCCTGCTGGGCCGCTTCCAGACGAATCTGCTTTAAAAATTGCATGGGGCTCAGGCCCCGTTCCGTACGAAATGCCAGCGTCAGGCTGCGGACACTGGCACAGGCTGCGGTAGCGATTTGTTCCAGCGTCAGGGCCTGGTCCAGACTGGCGCGCATGAAATCTTCCGCCCTTTGTACCCGGCGCGAACTGGCCGGGCGCACAGTTTGCTGCAACTGCCGGCTGTAATTGCCGGGTTGGGTATGAAACAGATGCAGCAACAGATTGTCCTCGGCCTGGCGCGACCATTGATCCATTTCCGGAGGCAGATGTCCGCCATAAGCCAGCAGGCTGCCAATTTGATGCTGCCAGGCACAGCCTTGCGGTGAGTCCAAGGGCATGCCAGCGGCAAACTCAATGGGCCGGTCCAGGCTCAGGCCCAAGGTTTGGCGGGCCACCTCTTCCAGCCTGTAGCGCGGGATCTTCACCAAAAACTGTTCACAGCCTTGCTCCCAGTCCAGCTCGACTTGCAAAGAAGGGGAGATGACGCTGGCGACTTTGGGGTTGGCCTGGACGTACTCCCGACCAACCCGGATACAGGATCGTCCCTGTATCGGCACCTGAAACAGCAGGAAATCTTCCAGAATCCCCGGCGACACCTGCACGGCCGCACCATATTTAAGCAAGACAAAGGAAAAGCTGTGGCTGCTCGCATAGCGCAGCGAGGCATCGACCGGGCCGTCATTCCAGGTCAGGCGATGCTCGGTCAAAAAGCCGGCAGTCTCGCTGCGAGTCTGGTCTGGGCAGCGCGATTGAAAACGCGGCGCACTGTGTTGCAAGGGGGCCAAGCCTGACATAAACCACGCTTGCATGATGGGTGTCTCCAAATTTTTGCCGGTTAGGGATAAGGCTTGCCATATCTGGATAGCCGCCTGTTCTGAGCCGGTCTAATGTATTTCAAACCTAAAACAGTAATCCTGTCCCGGCACCTTAGCAGATTGGGATACGACTGGGAATTGCTGTATTCACGTAGTCTATTGGGCCCGTTTCCCCAGGCCTGCAGGACAAGCGCCGCACAAACCACCGGCGTCAGTGATACACAGTTTCCGGCGTATTGGGGGTGATCCCAGGCAGACCTAAAGTCCAGTTTTTTGAAAGACAGAGGACGGAGACAAACATGAAAAAGCAAGTGGCGTTTTGCATGAGCACGCTGGCCTTGGCCCTGGCCTGTAGCCCGGTGTCCAGTCAGGAAGTATTCAAGGTCGGTTTGCTCACGACCTTGTCCGGTCCCGGAGCGGCCATTGGCGCAGAAATTCGCGATGGGTTCGAGCTGGGCCTGACGCACTCGGGCGGCAAGCTCGGTGGCGTGGATGTGGCCCTGACGGTGCTGGACGATCAGCAAAAACCGATGGAAGGCCGTCAGGCCGTTGACCGTCTGGTCAAGCGCGACAAGGTCGACGTGATCACCGGCATGGCCTTCTCCAATGTGCTGCTGCCCGTGATGCCGACGATTTTGAACAGTGACACCGTCTACATTTCCGCCAACACCGGCCCGGCCGATTACGCAGGCGAGCGTTGCCACCCCAATTTTTTCAGCGTGTCCTGGCAGAACGAGGATATTCCCGCCGCCATGGGCAAGTACGTGACCGATCAGGCGCACAAGAAAGTCTATTTGATCGCCCCCAACTATCCCGGTGGCCGTGAGTCCATTGAAGGCTTCAAGCGCTTGTTCAAGGGCGAGATTGCCGACGAAGTCTATGTGAAGGTCGGTCAGATGGATTATGCGGCCGAGCTGGCGCAAATGCGTGCGTCGGGCGCGGATGCGGTGTTCTTCTTCCTGCCCGGTGGCATGGGTGTGTCCTTTATCAAGCAGCTGATCAACTCGGGCCTGTCCACGCAATTGGCGGTGTACACCCCCGGCTTCTCGGCCGATCAGGACACCATTGCTGCCATCGGTGAGTCCATGAAAGGCATGGCCAATGCCGCTCAATGGTCACCGGATCTGGATAATCCGGTCAATAAACGCTTTGTAGCGGATTTTGAAAAAACCTATGGCCGCTTGCCGTCCATGTATGCCTCTCAGGGGTATGACGCTGCCCTGTTGCTCGATGGCGCACTGAAGGCCGACCCGAAAGCGGCAACCGATCGTGAGGCCTTGCGTAAAGCCTTGCGCAGCGCGCCGTTTGAGTCTGTGCGCGGGGCCTTTGCTTTCAACAACAACCAATATCCGGTGCAGACCTATTACATGCGCGAAGTGGCCCCGAATGACAAGGGCCAGATGAGCAACAAGATTGTGTCCACCGTATTTGAGCAATTCCAGGATCATTTTGCGCCGCAGTGCAAGATGGAAAAGTCATAAGGAGGATGCGTCAAGCATCCGGCAGCAAGGAGGTTAATGATGAGCTATAGCAACGAACAGCTGGCCGCACTGGTGCGGGGAGACAGCGTACATAAATCGGTCTATACCGACCCTGAAATCTTCCGTCTGGAGATGGAACGCATTTATGGCCGTGCCTGGATTTACATTGGTCACGACAGCCAGGTGCCCAATCCGGGCGACTACCACACGACCTTGTTGGGTGGTCAGGACGTCATCATGGTTCGCGGCAGCGACAAGAAGGTGTACGTGCTGTACAACCGCTGTCCCCATAAGGGTGCCAAAGTGGTGGCCGATGGGTGTGGCAATGCCGGCAAGTTCTTCCGTTGCCCCTACCACGCCTGGACGTTCAAGCTGGACGGTCAGCATTTGGCTGCGCCCATGAAAAATGGCTTTGAGGGCACCTGCTTCGACCCCAAACATCCGGACTTTTCCATGCGCCGTGTGGCTCGTGTGGAAACGTACCGTGGTTTTGTGTTTGCCTGTCAAAGTGCCCACGGCCCGGATTTGAAGGAGTTTCTGGGGCCCATCATTAGTTCCATCGATAATCTGTGCGATCGCTCGCCGGTGGGGGAAGTGGAAGTGGCCGGCGGCAGCTTCAAGGTCTGGCAGCCGTCCAACTGGAAAGTGTTCTACGAGAATCTGCACGACACCATGCACGCGAATGTCACGCATGAGTCATCCTACGTGGCGGCCCGCGAGCAGGCCAAAGATTATGGCTCCATGCCGCTGGAGCTGCACATCATGGACGGCAACGGCGAGCCTTACGGTTTCTGGGAAAAGCTGGACTTGTACGCCTTTGATAACGGACATGGCTACATGGAAGGCATTTTCAATCCCGGTGCCATTGAGACTGATCCTG
This genomic interval from Alcaligenes ammonioxydans contains the following:
- a CDS encoding CinA family protein, with the translated sequence MKDLDLASLVNILSDAKLTLATAESCTAGLIASTLADQKGAAAVLDCAFVTYSPQAKYRCLGVDQSVLSENNLCSEAVARAMAKGAAQLTPANLIIANTGVADDIAEPQIPAGTQCFAWLFKPQDKFDPLVVYTETIVFDGTRDEIRQQSARYALGRIEHWLRLAKQERQGVGPGV
- the acnA gene encoding aconitate hydratase AcnA gives rise to the protein MSQSLALQTLSLNGRSVRYVPIADIPGIEKLPYSLRVLLENLCRQKAVRHADVDQEIDSLLQRKVGDGITFYPARVFGQDILGLVMLLDMAALREGVQAAGGDASRVRPQVPIDVIIDHSLQVDSWANPKAADINLAREYERNGERFAFLRWCSSNFDGVKVVPPGKGIMHQLHIEHIGQVVWTEEGKDVDLVYPDSCVGTDSHTPMVNGLGILGWGVGGIEAEAVMVGLPVAIALPAVVGIELSGKLNDGVLPTDLVLVITQKLRELGVVGKFVEFFGPSVDELSLGDRGMIANMAPEYGATAVFFPIDDAALHYMHMTGRPQEQIDLVEQYSKVQKLWRDPAAPAPVYDTVLKLDLSSIKPSLAGPSNPEDHLDLDTAAQSFPAHHQKIAGRPYDPQRAVPVEGEDFVLNDGDVVIAAITSCTNTANPANMMAAGLLARNAVARGLRSKPWVKTSLVPGSQVTADVLERAQLQDDLDVLGFNIAGFGCTTCNGGSGPLPANIVNAIESEKLIATAVLSGNRNFEGRIHANVRAAYLASPALVVAYALAGNLNVDLTRDPLGKDQDGKDVYLSDIWPKSAEVQEAIHGAYDRDLFIERYAELYDGGEPWDALARESNGGHYPWEADSTYIRKPPYFDGLQREPAPVANLHGMRPLAILGDSITTDHISPSGSISLGTPAADFLLSKGVEQKDFNNYTTRRANHEVVKRATFANIRLRNKIVPGVEGGVTKVMPEGEVMRIFEAAQTYQERQVPLLVIAGKNYGCGSSRDSAAKGPALLGVKAVVAEGFERIHRTNLVGMGVLPLQFQEGTNADTLGLDGTETFDVKGLEENLGVRSQAQLIIHRLDGSTQSVPVTVRLDTVEDMEYWRHGGILPRVWRKYLED
- a CDS encoding GntR family transcriptional regulator; the protein is MKGQSNSLHVTLAHRLLDYVRAGHLQAGHHLTEQSLAHALGASRSPIRGALAYLAEKGIVGAQPPRRGLYLLKGADQLGVIEEELGTSQDDQIYLQLARDKLSGIWGDTLSENDAMRRYGLTRERVRRVLARAANEGWMEQRASKGWSFLPMIDGPQACEESYTLRQMLEPAAMLLPSFAIDSAVLRRVRLQQQALADGGWRYAGHAEMYQANATFHEALASLSGNRFIAQTVTRQNQLRRLLEYQETLDRERIRRQCLEHLAILDLLEKGERAQASALLARHLGNASEEKVQQLERQQRTIRSDFVSEPIVSHAEPMQETAQFSLMAQAKNQE
- a CDS encoding 2-methylaconitate cis-trans isomerase PrpF family protein, with product MKQKSLPAVFMRGGTSKALMLNIADLPAKREDWTPLFAAAMGTPDPYGRQLDGMGGGVSSLSKVCIIGPSSHPDADVDYTFAQVAIKEEKVDYRGNCGNMSSAVGPYAVEQGMVKVEDGEACVRILNTNTNKIIHAHFTVEDGQPRYDGDLSIPGVGGTGSPIRLDFVEPGGASTGSLLPSGELTEWLDVPGVGRIEVSLVDAANAAVFVRAADVGLTGLELPDWLEAHPDVLERLDAIRVQASVRMGIAPDVEAARQIRIVPFVCIVSPAQDNPTLSGEVVPAKDIDLVARVISNGQPHRALPLTISLCTAVAARLTGSLPSQCLSDSVAPQGPLRLGMPSGVLTVGAEVEKKDGQWFAKAGSFYRTARRLFDGRVWVPGKALKD
- a CDS encoding AraC-like ligand-binding domain-containing protein, which produces MQAWFMSGLAPLQHSAPRFQSRCPDQTRSETAGFLTEHRLTWNDGPVDASLRYASSHSFSFVLLKYGAAVQVSPGILEDFLLFQVPIQGRSCIRVGREYVQANPKVASVISPSLQVELDWEQGCEQFLVKIPRYRLEEVARQTLGLSLDRPIEFAAGMPLDSPQGCAWQHQIGSLLAYGGHLPPEMDQWSRQAEDNLLLHLFHTQPGNYSRQLQQTVRPASSRRVQRAEDFMRASLDQALTLEQIATAACASVRSLTLAFRTERGLSPMQFLKQIRLEAAQQAIRTATPGTQVSEIALRCGFNHFGRFCADYKSRFGRSPSQDLRIVD
- a CDS encoding ABC transporter substrate-binding protein, coding for MKKQVAFCMSTLALALACSPVSSQEVFKVGLLTTLSGPGAAIGAEIRDGFELGLTHSGGKLGGVDVALTVLDDQQKPMEGRQAVDRLVKRDKVDVITGMAFSNVLLPVMPTILNSDTVYISANTGPADYAGERCHPNFFSVSWQNEDIPAAMGKYVTDQAHKKVYLIAPNYPGGRESIEGFKRLFKGEIADEVYVKVGQMDYAAELAQMRASGADAVFFFLPGGMGVSFIKQLINSGLSTQLAVYTPGFSADQDTIAAIGESMKGMANAAQWSPDLDNPVNKRFVADFEKTYGRLPSMYASQGYDAALLLDGALKADPKAATDREALRKALRSAPFESVRGAFAFNNNQYPVQTYYMREVAPNDKGQMSNKIVSTVFEQFQDHFAPQCKMEKS
- a CDS encoding aromatic ring-hydroxylating dioxygenase subunit alpha, whose amino-acid sequence is MSYSNEQLAALVRGDSVHKSVYTDPEIFRLEMERIYGRAWIYIGHDSQVPNPGDYHTTLLGGQDVIMVRGSDKKVYVLYNRCPHKGAKVVADGCGNAGKFFRCPYHAWTFKLDGQHLAAPMKNGFEGTCFDPKHPDFSMRRVARVETYRGFVFACQSAHGPDLKEFLGPIISSIDNLCDRSPVGEVEVAGGSFKVWQPSNWKVFYENLHDTMHANVTHESSYVAAREQAKDYGSMPLELHIMDGNGEPYGFWEKLDLYAFDNGHGYMEGIFNPGAIETDPVTKAHYETLKQAYGEEKALNILGENRHNSIIYGSGSPHTVFQQFRVIRPVAVDRTHVEIQLFRLKGAPDEIYKRGLMYANLINSPSSNVMPDDIEVYGRCQEGNKTNGGDWISMHRYDGTDKEIEGGMVATNGTSELPMRNQFRAWKHFMTTSLYDAPAQSEDSGKATVRSASGEPIAPASQA